The following are encoded together in the Candidatus Methylomirabilis oxygeniifera genome:
- a CDS encoding protein of unknown function (Evidence 5 : No homology to any previously reported sequences): MGSLLISVDTFNHCARYTQPFSLDRSYKTRAAMRAGGVIHISRGTYYYFESLNSYPEYPENH; encoded by the coding sequence GTGGGGAGCCTGTTGATATCTGTCGACACCTTCAATCATTGTGCACGTTATACACAACCCTTCTCATTGGATCGATCCTATAAAACGCGTGCCGCTATGCGGGCCGGCGGAGTCATCCACATTTCCAGAGGCACCTATTACTACTTCGAATCTTTAAATTCTTATCCTGAATACCCAGAGAATCACTAA
- a CDS encoding putative Methyltransferase gidB (Glucose-inhibited division protein B) (Evidence 3 : Function proposed based on presence of conserved amino acid motif, structural feature or limited homology) — protein MDRRRPNRIATPERAAQQTIADRSELLTRGLDRIGLQLTPAQREAFDIYLSELRRWASQINLTGLRSEEAIIREGFLRSLAHRAAFEPAPSVKAIDVGSGAGFPGLVLKMGYPDIEIVLLEPRRKRAAFLRSTIRRLELTGVRCIQARVEALYGDAEHQGRYAVAFARAVGPVADVARMIKPLLTPGGRLIVQAGQEARDSLPSLRPLLAALGMRAEIREGPAPDEGSPPTYLLVIERTDSVEEMMADS, from the coding sequence GTGGACCGGAGGCGACCTAACCGGATTGCCACGCCGGAGCGGGCGGCCCAACAGACTATTGCCGACCGCAGCGAGCTTCTGACTCGAGGGCTCGACCGTATCGGGCTTCAGTTGACGCCCGCGCAACGCGAGGCGTTCGACATCTACCTGTCGGAGTTGCGACGGTGGGCCTCGCAGATAAATCTGACCGGCCTGAGATCGGAAGAGGCCATCATCCGAGAGGGGTTCCTGCGCTCTCTTGCCCATAGGGCGGCCTTCGAGCCCGCACCGTCAGTGAAAGCCATAGACGTCGGATCGGGTGCGGGGTTCCCCGGCCTGGTCCTCAAAATGGGCTATCCCGACATTGAGATAGTGTTGCTCGAGCCCAGGCGGAAGCGAGCCGCCTTTCTGCGCTCCACCATACGACGTCTGGAGCTTACCGGTGTTCGCTGTATCCAGGCCAGGGTCGAGGCGCTGTACGGGGATGCCGAACATCAGGGTAGATATGCTGTCGCCTTCGCGCGTGCAGTTGGTCCGGTCGCGGACGTGGCGCGCATGATTAAGCCACTCCTGACGCCTGGTGGACGCCTGATTGTGCAGGCGGGGCAAGAAGCGCGCGACTCACTCCCCTCCCTGCGCCCATTGCTTGCCGCATTGGGGATGAGGGCGGAGATCCGGGAGGGTCCTGCCCCAGACGAGGGGAGTCCACCAACCTACCTGCTTGTCATCGAGAGGACTGACAGCGTAGAAGAGATGATGGCCGACAGTTAA
- a CDS encoding protein of unknown function (Evidence 5 : No homology to any previously reported sequences): MRYFGLTAESSQAILAFVFIVNRGTIVYRSIGIHHETDISAQQEQAKTNARFSGSHEHP; encoded by the coding sequence ATGCGCTATTTTGGCTTGACAGCCGAGTCGTCGCAAGCTATATTGGCTTTTGTTTTCATTGTGAACAGGGGAACAATCGTCTACCGCTCAATAGGAATTCATCATGAAACGGACATATCAGCCCAACAAGAGCAAGCGAAAACGAACGCACGGTTTTCTGGCTCGCATGAGCACCCCTAA
- a CDS encoding conserved protein of unknown function (Evidence 4 : Homologs of previously reported genes of unknown function), translated as MSTRVNSHHPAPPNHRLGQVTPARIVRGILVAYKAMVSPLLPPACRFYPTCADYADEAIGRYGLTRGLLLAAYRLARCHPWCEGGYDPVK; from the coding sequence TTGAGTACGCGTGTAAACTCTCACCATCCAGCTCCTCCGAACCACCGGTTAGGGCAGGTGACACCAGCACGCATCGTTAGAGGGATTCTGGTGGCGTACAAGGCGATGGTGTCGCCACTGCTGCCCCCAGCCTGTAGGTTCTACCCTACTTGCGCGGATTATGCGGATGAGGCGATAGGCAGGTATGGGCTGACGCGAGGCCTGCTTCTCGCTGCGTACCGTCTCGCCCGATGTCACCCGTGGTGCGAGGGCGGATACGACCCGGTAAAATAG
- a CDS encoding protein of unknown function (Evidence 5 : No homology to any previously reported sequences): MQRPASSGTARTRRAFNNKYFTLYARFASTKKQQLQLAFGARTGTATVRNRAKRLARETFRLNCHRLPAGIEILITAQKGIGALSRRDMRGQIVDLFEYACKLSPSSSSEPPVRAGDTSTHR; the protein is encoded by the coding sequence ATGCAACGACCGGCATCGAGCGGTACAGCCCGAACGAGAAGGGCTTTTAACAACAAATATTTTACGCTGTATGCGCGGTTTGCGTCAACTAAAAAACAACAGCTCCAATTAGCTTTTGGGGCGCGCACAGGCACGGCAACAGTTCGGAATAGAGCAAAACGCTTGGCGCGTGAGACGTTTCGACTCAATTGCCACCGGCTTCCAGCGGGCATTGAAATTCTGATAACCGCCCAAAAGGGCATTGGCGCTCTTAGCCGACGCGATATGAGAGGTCAGATCGTAGATCTCTTTGAGTACGCGTGTAAACTCTCACCATCCAGCTCCTCCGAACCACCGGTTAGGGCAGGTGACACCAGCACGCATCGTTAG
- a CDS encoding putative Inner membrane protein oxaA (Evidence 3 : Function proposed based on presence of conserved amino acid motif, structural feature or limited homology) — protein sequence MSSQVRALLAVALATVILFGAQFLLPGPKESKESSEPSKQEAVGTATKSPTSPASKAPGPLERPQVREVVPRAPEREAIVETDVVRAVLTSRGGALKSWRLKSYRAADGQGVDLVALQQGELPGPLLVSSGNPEEPAPLDFDIDKAEVSLRSPSETGSITFSSRGSGPLQLSKRLTFKGNSYRVEVEFSWKNTGKKPITIAPEIAWGPGFYSGVDGERAQVVSATSWVDGRRVTDDLGSLKGAVTHSGQVSWTALQNLYFAAALLPEGKGSTATIRKGPEEQPVIALVTPTQSLEPGGGLTQRVAVYSGPKDLDHLNAAGSDLSKIVDLGWFDALARPALHLLRFLNRISGNYGVAIILVSVLQKIVLHPLTAKSLRSMQAMKALQPKIAAISERNKNNPQKKQQEVMGLYKKHGVNPLGGCLPMLIQLPIFVALYNALSSSVEMWRAPFLWIKDLSQPDALFAFDVWGLKDYPFNLLALLMGASMFFQQKMSPPSSSDPQQAKLMLWMMPTMFTFMFWTFPSGLVLYWLVSNILQMGQQQWLQKRGKLALSGPEAT from the coding sequence ATGTCGTCACAGGTTCGAGCACTGCTGGCGGTCGCCCTTGCGACCGTAATTCTTTTCGGCGCACAGTTCCTCCTGCCGGGTCCTAAAGAGTCGAAAGAATCATCGGAGCCGTCGAAACAGGAGGCGGTCGGTACTGCAACAAAATCCCCGACGTCCCCAGCGAGCAAAGCTCCCGGTCCGTTGGAGCGCCCCCAGGTGCGGGAAGTCGTTCCGAGAGCTCCGGAGCGAGAAGCAATCGTGGAGACGGACGTTGTGAGGGCCGTCTTGACGTCGCGGGGTGGGGCGCTGAAGAGTTGGCGGCTCAAGTCGTACCGGGCCGCTGACGGCCAGGGGGTGGACCTCGTCGCGCTCCAGCAGGGGGAGTTGCCGGGTCCGCTTCTGGTCTCCAGCGGCAATCCGGAGGAGCCGGCGCCGCTGGACTTCGACATCGATAAAGCGGAGGTCAGCCTTCGTTCGCCGTCCGAGACCGGGTCGATTACCTTTTCTTCGCGCGGAAGCGGGCCGCTTCAACTCTCCAAGCGCCTGACATTCAAAGGCAATAGCTATCGCGTTGAGGTTGAGTTCTCCTGGAAAAACACCGGCAAAAAGCCGATAACCATCGCGCCGGAAATCGCGTGGGGTCCAGGATTCTACAGCGGCGTCGACGGTGAGCGTGCGCAGGTCGTGTCAGCCACAAGCTGGGTAGATGGGCGCCGCGTGACGGACGACCTTGGAAGTCTTAAGGGTGCTGTTACCCATAGCGGGCAGGTATCGTGGACGGCCCTTCAGAATCTCTACTTCGCCGCAGCGCTCTTGCCTGAAGGCAAAGGGAGTACGGCGACGATACGCAAAGGGCCGGAGGAACAGCCGGTCATTGCTCTCGTCACCCCAACTCAGAGCCTTGAGCCGGGGGGGGGGTTGACGCAGCGCGTTGCTGTCTATAGTGGGCCGAAGGATCTGGACCATCTCAATGCCGCCGGATCGGATCTCAGTAAAATCGTGGATCTTGGGTGGTTCGATGCGCTCGCCCGTCCTGCGCTTCACCTGCTGCGTTTTCTGAATCGCATTAGCGGCAACTACGGTGTCGCCATCATCCTGGTGAGCGTGCTGCAGAAGATCGTTCTTCATCCCCTTACCGCAAAAAGCCTCCGGTCGATGCAGGCGATGAAGGCGTTGCAACCGAAGATCGCCGCCATCTCGGAGCGCAATAAAAACAATCCGCAGAAGAAGCAGCAAGAGGTCATGGGGCTGTACAAAAAGCACGGAGTCAACCCGCTGGGCGGGTGCCTCCCAATGCTGATTCAGCTCCCAATCTTCGTCGCACTCTACAACGCGCTCTCGAGCTCAGTGGAGATGTGGCGAGCCCCATTTCTTTGGATTAAGGATCTTTCTCAGCCGGATGCCCTCTTCGCGTTTGATGTGTGGGGCTTGAAGGACTACCCCTTTAACCTATTGGCGCTATTGATGGGCGCAAGTATGTTCTTCCAACAAAAGATGTCCCCCCCCAGCTCAAGTGATCCGCAGCAGGCGAAGCTGATGTTGTGGATGATGCCGACCATGTTTACCTTCATGTTTTGGACCTTCCCTTCAGGGTTGGTGTTGTATTGGCTTGTGAGCAATATCCTCCAGATGGGTCAACAGCAGTGGCTGCAGAAGCGAGGAAAGCTCGCACTCAGTGGACCGGAGGCGACCTAA